The Phormidium yuhuli AB48 DNA window CCCTGCTGACCAGTTTGCGAACCTATCTGTTCGTGGATACCACCAACCGTATTGACCTCAACCTCGGCTCTGAGGTGATTGACCACCTCTTCCGACTGCCCCTGGGGTACTTCGATAAACGCCGGGTGGGAGATATCGCTGGACGGGTCAATGAGTTAGCCAACATTCGTCAGTTCGTCACCGGAACCGCCCTGACCGTAGTTTTGGATGCGGTGTTCTCGGTGATTTATATTGCCGTAATGGTGACCTACAGTTGGCTGCTGACGGCTGTGTCCCTCGTTACAGTTCCCTTCTTTACGGCGTTGATTGTCTTCGTCTCCCCGATTGTGCGGCGACTGCTGCTGAAACGGGCGGAACGCTACGCCGACGCTCAATCCTATCTGGTGGAAACCCTAAATGGGATGCAGACGGTGAAGGCGCAAAATATTGAGTTGACCTCCCGCTGGAACTGGTACGAACGCTACGCCCGTTACATGAACGCCGGTTTCCGGACAATCCTCACCAATACCGCTGCCAGTTCCGTCGCCAGTTTCCTAAATAAACTGTCCTCCCTGTTGCTGTTGTGGGTGGGGGCTTATTTGGTCATTAACCAAGAGCTAACCCTGGGTCAGCTGATCGCCTTCCGGATTATCTCCGGGAACGTGACCGGCTCGCTGCTGCGCTTTGTCCAGGTTTGGCAGAGCTTCCAGGAAGTGGGGATGTCCATCGAACGTCTGCGGGATATTCTCAACTCCGAGCCGGAGAGTAACGACAGCGATCGCCTTAACATTCCCCTGCCAAATATCGAAGGACACGTTAAATTTGAAGATGTCTGCTTCCGCTTCGTACCCACAAGTCCGCTGAACGTTGCCAATGTCAACATTGAGTTTCCGGTCGGGTCGTTTGTGGGGATTGTCGGACAGAGTGGGTCCGGTAAGAGTACCCTGATGAAGCTGCTACAACGGCTTTATCCCCCGGAAACGGGACGGATTCATATCGACGGCTATGACATCAATAAGGTCGAACTCTATTCGCTACGGCGTCAGGTGGGGGTGGTACTACAAGATACCCTCCTGTTCAACAACACCATTAAGGCCAACATTGCCCTGAATAACCCCGAGGCCAGTGATGAGGAAATTATCAACGCTGCTAAAGTGGCGGTGGCCCATGACTTCATCATGACCCTGCCCCAAGGCTACAACACCATTGTTGGAGAACGGGGGTCCGCCCTATCTGGGGGACAGCGACAACGGATTGCGATCGCCCGGACGGTTCTGCAAAAACCCCGCCTGTTGATTCTCGATGAAGCCACCAGTGCCCTGGACTACAACCTCGAAAGCCTGGTTTGTCAAAATCTCGTCGAAGAGTTCCGAGGACGCACAGTGTTCTTTATTACCCACCGCTTACCCACCGTACAAGGAGCCGATTGTATTCTGATGATGGACAACGCCGCTCTGGTGGAGCAGGGAACCCATGAGGAATTAATGGCACTTAAAGGGCGCTACTACTGTCTATATGAACAACAACAGTCTCAGTTGTAAGTCCGCAATTGCCCCCCTATCCGTCTCGCTTGTCACCGGGAAGCCATCATGTTAACGTCTGTCATGCTGAGGATGGGCCGTTGCTGATCTATCGAAGCCAAGGTAAAAAGCCATGAATATCCAACGAATTGAGTCGATCGAGGAACAACCCGTCATTTTGGAACAGCCCGCCTTTTGGACAAGGGCGCTAATTTGGCTGATTGTTGCCATTACCACCTCTGGGGTGGTCTGGGCTTCGTTGGCCAAGATGGATCAGTCTATCCCGGCTCAGGGCAGACTCGAACCCGAAGGCTCCCTGCGGGAAGTGAAAGTCCCTACTGGCGGCGTGGTGCGTGAGATTCACGTGGCTGGGGGCGATCGCGTCCAGGAAGGGGATTTGCTCGTGACCTTAGACTCAACGGTATCTCGGGCTTCCGTGGAATCCTTACGTGAGTCCCGCGATCAACGACGGAGCGAGGCCCAAGCCTTCCAAGCTCAAGCCGAAGGCTTAGGTTTGAGCATCCCGGATGGAGTGGGCGAGTTTGATCGCACCCAAGCTCGACGAGTTCAAGCTCGGCAGGATGAATTGAGGTCCCAAGAAGAGGTGACCAACAGCCAAATCAGACAGTTGAACAACCAAATTACTCAAACCCAGGGACAAATCATTGCCCTGGATAGCCAAATTGGTCGTCTGGAAAATCGCTTAGGGATTGCCCAAGAGCGCCGTGACTCCTATCGTGAACAGTTGCTAAGAGCTGAAGAACGCCTACAGCAATCCGAGCAACGTCTACAACGCTCCCGTCTAGTCTTACAGGAAGACGAGGAGATCCTAGCGGATTTAGAGCCGCTCCTAGAAGATGGAGGCATTGCTCGCTTACAAGTCACCCGCCAACGTCAGCAGGTGATGAACCGGGAGCAGGAAGTCTCCAGTGCGCAAGATGAGGTCTCAGCTCGCCGGGACCAAATTACTCAGATTGAGGATAGCCGGCGTGAACGGGAATCAGAAATTGAAGGTGTACAAGCTGAGCTGGTGGCCCGACGAGACGAACAAGATCGCCTTCGTGGGGAGTTAAACCGCCTGCAAGATGGAATTCAGGAAGCCCAAGCCCAATTACAGAGGGTTCGCGCCAGTTCCCAACGAGAAGCCTATGAGGTGATTTCTGAAAATCAGAAGCAAAATACCCAGTTAACCAGTCAACTGGCAGCGGCTGAACAGGAATTGCGCTTTGCGGAGTTGCGATCGCCCATTGATGGGGTCGTCTTTGAAGTGCTGCCCAACTTCGGTCAGAATGAGGAAACGGGAAGTTCTGGGTTTGTCCTCAACACCACCGAA harbors:
- a CDS encoding HlyD family efflux transporter periplasmic adaptor subunit: MNIQRIESIEEQPVILEQPAFWTRALIWLIVAITTSGVVWASLAKMDQSIPAQGRLEPEGSLREVKVPTGGVVREIHVAGGDRVQEGDLLVTLDSTVSRASVESLRESRDQRRSEAQAFQAQAEGLGLSIPDGVGEFDRTQARRVQARQDELRSQEEVTNSQIRQLNNQITQTQGQIIALDSQIGRLENRLGIAQERRDSYREQLLRAEERLQQSEQRLQRSRLVLQEDEEILADLEPLLEDGGIARLQVTRQRQQVMNREQEVSSAQDEVSARRDQITQIEDSRRERESEIEGVQAELVARRDEQDRLRGELNRLQDGIQEAQAQLQRVRASSQREAYEVISENQKQNTQLTSQLAAAEQELRFAELRSPIDGVVFEVLPNFGQNEETGSSGFVLNTTEPVITIVPNTRLIANVFVTNNDIGFITTGMDVEVQINAFPAMEFGTIPGTLTSIGQDVLEPEQNRPFYAFPVTIELEDQYFELPNSDMRVPLQSGMAVEASIKVRERTVMSLFLDRFTGSARTLEHLR